A portion of the Armatimonadota bacterium genome contains these proteins:
- a CDS encoding GntR family transcriptional regulator, protein MRTACGAAQGGRGKLLDRSSQQRFNGTGILYHIGFRYGRCACVQVVSEQVTDILRQRVLEQVWRPGEKVPIDQFARDLGVSHTPIREALGRLQGEGLVVYRRNQGYYVMSLSARDLHEMLDCRLILEVFAARQINPVPDRLVGRLEEIHSRFCSAMAAREYMENNAADREFHDTIVAASGNSLLLRLFRSMNSHMHTLRLFYFQKQTRLQELDQTFREHDRILSAFQRRNSSEAADALADHLRSVKKRAEVLTPLVSLPAEGNLRTDRGGSDERR, encoded by the coding sequence TTGCGGACTGCATGCGGCGCGGCGCAGGGGGGACGGGGGAAACTGCTTGACAGGTCATCTCAGCAGCGGTTCAATGGTACGGGGATCCTATACCATATAGGATTCCGGTACGGACGGTGTGCCTGCGTGCAGGTTGTCTCTGAACAGGTCACGGACATCCTCCGGCAACGGGTTCTCGAGCAGGTCTGGAGGCCGGGCGAGAAGGTACCGATTGATCAGTTCGCCCGGGATCTGGGAGTGAGCCACACCCCCATCCGCGAGGCCCTTGGCCGGCTGCAGGGCGAGGGCCTCGTGGTCTACCGCAGGAATCAAGGTTACTACGTCATGTCTCTCTCCGCGCGCGACCTCCACGAGATGCTGGACTGCCGGCTGATTCTCGAGGTCTTCGCCGCCCGGCAGATCAATCCGGTTCCCGACAGGCTCGTCGGCAGGTTGGAAGAGATCCACTCGCGCTTCTGCAGCGCGATGGCCGCGAGAGAGTACATGGAAAACAATGCGGCCGACCGCGAGTTCCACGATACGATCGTCGCGGCGTCCGGGAACTCGCTCCTGCTGCGGCTCTTCAGGTCGATGAACTCGCACATGCACACCCTGCGCCTTTTCTACTTTCAGAAGCAGACGCGGCTCCAGGAACTTGATCAGACGTTCCGGGAGCACGACAGGATCCTATCCGCCTTCCAGAGGCGAAACAGCTCCGAGGCTGCGGACGCCCTGGCCGATCACCTGCGCAGCGTGAAGAAGCGCGCCGAGGTTCTGACACCGCTGGTTTCCCTGCCCGCCGAAGGCAATCTGCGAACAGATAGGGGTGGAAGCGATGAACGCCGCTGA
- the larA gene encoding nickel-dependent lactate racemase: MRIDLPYGSGSLPLQIPDGLSVEVLRPNAVQLPEDEGRVLEEALDNPIGSARLEQMARAGCRVALLCDDISRTTPTDRILPLVVGRLNRAGVRDGDIQIVMALGSHRPMTAAEMTRKVGEGLLSRISVVNSEFRDKSQMVRLPGITEAPEIWLDRRVVEVDLRVGVGGILPHPAAGWSGGGKIVFPGVAGEETVAAFHLMHGRTPQNMFGQVENAVRRAMESWVAERAGLGFIVNVAFTPEGRIYRAVAGHFIEAHRQGVAHAREIFCVRAGRRAEIVVTTSHPADGDLWQAGKGLLAADLAAAAGGTVILVTPCPEGVGPHPRYLEYLSAGGPEELLAQAERMPASELLPLSVAAASLRIRQRLDIALVSEGISPQQARLSRMRPFPSPQAALDEALDRRGRGARITVITHGAETIPAV, translated from the coding sequence GTGCGAATCGACCTTCCATACGGGAGCGGGAGCCTGCCGCTGCAGATCCCAGACGGCCTCTCCGTGGAGGTTCTCAGACCCAACGCTGTCCAGTTGCCCGAGGACGAAGGAAGGGTTCTTGAAGAAGCCCTCGACAACCCGATAGGTTCAGCGCGGCTCGAGCAGATGGCCAGAGCAGGGTGCAGGGTTGCCCTCCTGTGCGACGACATCTCCCGCACAACCCCCACGGACCGGATCCTTCCCCTTGTTGTCGGCCGCCTGAACCGCGCCGGTGTGCGGGACGGCGACATCCAGATCGTCATGGCGCTGGGAAGCCACCGGCCCATGACGGCCGCGGAGATGACCCGCAAGGTAGGTGAGGGCCTGCTCAGCCGGATCTCCGTCGTCAACTCTGAGTTCCGCGACAAGTCCCAGATGGTGCGCCTGCCAGGGATCACGGAAGCGCCGGAGATCTGGCTCGACCGGCGCGTCGTGGAAGTTGATTTGCGAGTGGGCGTTGGCGGAATCCTTCCCCATCCGGCGGCCGGGTGGTCGGGTGGAGGCAAGATCGTCTTCCCGGGAGTCGCCGGTGAGGAGACCGTGGCCGCCTTCCATCTGATGCACGGCCGCACCCCTCAGAACATGTTCGGGCAGGTCGAGAACGCGGTCCGCAGGGCCATGGAGTCCTGGGTCGCCGAACGGGCGGGGCTGGGCTTCATCGTCAACGTCGCCTTCACTCCGGAGGGCAGGATCTACCGGGCCGTGGCAGGCCACTTCATCGAGGCTCACCGGCAGGGCGTAGCCCATGCAAGAGAGATCTTCTGCGTGCGGGCCGGACGCAGGGCCGAGATCGTCGTCACCACCTCCCACCCTGCCGACGGCGATCTCTGGCAGGCTGGCAAGGGCCTGCTGGCGGCCGACCTCGCAGCCGCCGCGGGTGGAACCGTCATACTCGTCACGCCCTGCCCCGAAGGAGTGGGCCCGCACCCCCGGTACCTCGAGTACCTGTCGGCGGGCGGCCCGGAGGAACTGCTCGCGCAGGCCGAAAGGATGCCCGCCTCCGAGCTGCTGCCGCTCTCGGTGGCCGCCGCTAGCCTGCGCATTCGGCAGCGGCTCGACATCGCGCTCGTCTCAGAGGGCATATCGCCACAGCAGGCCCGCCTGTCCAGGATGAGGCCGTTCCCGAGCCCTCAGGCCGCTCTGGATGAGGCGCTGGACCGCCGGGGCCGCGGCGCTCGCATTACCGTGATCACCCACGGCGCCGAGACGATACCGGCGGTGTGA
- a CDS encoding sugar isomerase domain-containing protein: MNAAERYFQTVTEIMQAVMEREQDAMSAAADLLIEKIQEDRVIHVFGTGGHSIMGAMEMFQRAGGLYPINGIFPPGISVTDSHPSTERLVGYVPAIFNHYGVGAGDVIIIINVNGINAVTIDSAIEARARGAKVIAVTSREFAEGVPPDTLARHPSKQNLCDLADVVIDCHISPGDALLDIPGVEHKVASGSTFPVVLIVNCLVALVVERMAQRGIEPLVRYSANLPGGRERSLRIQERYRGRVIHQY; encoded by the coding sequence ATGAACGCCGCTGAACGCTACTTCCAGACCGTGACCGAGATCATGCAGGCCGTCATGGAACGCGAACAGGACGCGATGAGCGCGGCTGCGGACTTACTGATCGAGAAGATCCAGGAAGACCGCGTGATCCACGTCTTCGGCACCGGAGGGCATTCCATAATGGGTGCCATGGAGATGTTCCAGCGCGCCGGAGGCCTCTACCCGATAAACGGGATATTCCCGCCGGGCATCTCCGTGACCGACAGCCACCCCAGCACGGAGCGACTGGTCGGGTACGTTCCGGCGATCTTCAACCACTACGGCGTTGGCGCCGGCGACGTCATTATCATTATCAACGTCAACGGCATCAACGCGGTGACCATAGACTCCGCCATTGAGGCAAGAGCCCGGGGGGCTAAGGTAATCGCGGTCACATCCCGGGAGTTCGCCGAGGGTGTGCCCCCGGACACGTTGGCCCGCCACCCCAGCAAGCAGAACCTGTGTGACTTGGCGGATGTGGTCATCGATTGCCACATCTCTCCCGGAGACGCGCTACTGGACATACCCGGGGTGGAACACAAGGTCGCCTCGGGCTCGACTTTTCCGGTCGTACTGATCGTCAACTGCCTGGTCGCGCTCGTCGTGGAGCGCATGGCACAGCGGGGGATCGAGCCGCTGGTTCGCTACAGCGCGAATCTGCCGGGAGGAAGAGAGCGGAGCCTGCGGATACAGGAACGGTACCGGGGGAGAGTCATCCATCAGTACTAG
- a CDS encoding sugar ABC transporter permease encodes MATAYAFVAPAVTLLVVLVGYPFLLALYLSASDAVVGDMGRFVGLGQFARLLRQEIFQQTLRNTGIYTTTAVVAKVVLGMALALVLAGLGRHRLPGSRLIRAAILLPWIVPTALSTVAWKWMFEPQFSVINWVLVRLGAIAYVSDLQWLGEAHLARAAVIIVNVWRGIPFFAINLLAGLLSIPDDLYEAAETDGATAFTRFWLITVPLLRPVLATVVLFSLIMTISDFNIVYVLTRGGPINSTHLLATLAHQTGLITGEIGRGAATSLFMLPFLMVIVFYQMRLMRRKWEW; translated from the coding sequence GTGGCCACGGCCTACGCGTTCGTGGCCCCCGCGGTAACGCTGCTCGTGGTGCTGGTGGGGTATCCGTTCCTGCTCGCCCTCTACCTCTCCGCCAGCGACGCGGTGGTCGGGGACATGGGCCGGTTCGTGGGACTCGGTCAGTTCGCGAGGCTGCTACGTCAGGAAATCTTCCAGCAGACCCTGAGAAATACGGGAATCTACACTACCACAGCGGTGGTGGCCAAGGTCGTTCTGGGAATGGCCCTGGCGCTCGTGCTGGCAGGATTGGGCCGCCACCGCCTGCCCGGGAGCCGCCTGATACGAGCGGCGATACTCCTGCCCTGGATAGTGCCCACAGCCCTCAGCACCGTGGCCTGGAAGTGGATGTTCGAGCCCCAGTTCAGCGTCATCAACTGGGTCCTGGTCCGGCTGGGCGCCATCGCTTATGTATCGGACCTGCAGTGGCTCGGTGAGGCCCACCTGGCGCGGGCCGCGGTGATCATCGTCAACGTCTGGCGTGGGATCCCGTTCTTCGCGATAAACCTGCTTGCCGGCCTGCTGTCCATACCGGATGACCTCTACGAGGCGGCGGAGACGGACGGGGCCACCGCGTTCACGCGGTTCTGGCTGATCACCGTTCCCCTGCTCCGGCCCGTGCTGGCAACGGTCGTCCTGTTTTCGCTCATCATGACGATCAGCGACTTCAACATCGTGTACGTGCTCACGCGCGGAGGCCCTATCAACAGCACGCACCTTCTGGCCACCCTAGCGCATCAGACCGGGCTGATCACCGGCGAGATAGGGCGCGGAGCCGCGACCTCACTGTTCATGCTGCCCTTCCTCATGGTCATCGTGTTCTACCAGATGCGGCTGATGAGGAGGAAGTGGGAATGGTAG
- a CDS encoding amidohydrolase family protein, translating into MSAQDLEVRGTDTWGQAASITISQGKVGAVRPDVAVGAGQGPRVLPGLIDIQVNGFDGHDFNAAGASVESAAGVVRALWRHGVTRFCPTVCTQSREHMIASLRTIARACDQEPWIERAVLGVHVEGPYISPEDGPRGAHPKAHVRPPDWDEVQALQEASGGRVRMVTLAPEMPGAVDLIERLAGAGIVPAIGHTGAAREEIVAAVCAGARISTHLGNGSHAMIPRHRNYIWEQLAQDGLWASMIVDGHHLPPAVVKVFVRAKGTERCILTSDAVWLAGKEPGTYDFLDEKVELTASQGVRLVGTEYLAGSALDLATAVGNVVAFAGVSLADAVAMASERPARLFGRDDLGGLAPGQAGDIVLARWHENEARLEVMQTVVAGEVVYRA; encoded by the coding sequence TCGGCGCCGTCAGACCGGACGTTGCTGTGGGTGCAGGCCAGGGCCCCAGGGTGCTGCCCGGCCTCATCGACATCCAGGTCAACGGGTTTGACGGACACGACTTCAACGCGGCAGGGGCCTCGGTCGAAAGCGCGGCGGGCGTAGTGCGGGCCCTATGGAGGCACGGCGTGACACGGTTCTGCCCGACCGTGTGCACCCAGAGCCGCGAACACATGATCGCCTCTCTGCGGACGATCGCCAGGGCCTGCGACCAGGAGCCCTGGATCGAGCGGGCCGTGCTCGGGGTTCACGTGGAAGGGCCGTACATCTCGCCCGAGGACGGGCCGAGGGGGGCGCACCCGAAGGCGCACGTCCGGCCGCCTGACTGGGACGAGGTCCAGGCTCTCCAGGAGGCCTCGGGCGGGCGGGTGCGGATGGTAACGCTCGCGCCCGAGATGCCGGGGGCTGTAGACCTGATCGAGCGCCTCGCAGGCGCTGGCATTGTGCCGGCGATCGGCCACACCGGCGCCGCGCGTGAGGAGATCGTCGCGGCGGTCTGCGCGGGCGCGCGGATCTCCACCCACCTCGGGAACGGCTCACACGCCATGATACCCAGGCACCGCAACTACATCTGGGAGCAGCTCGCCCAGGACGGCCTCTGGGCCAGCATGATCGTCGACGGCCATCACCTTCCCCCGGCAGTGGTCAAGGTGTTCGTGCGGGCGAAGGGAACCGAGCGGTGCATACTTACCAGCGACGCGGTCTGGCTGGCCGGCAAGGAACCCGGCACCTACGACTTCCTCGACGAGAAGGTCGAGCTGACGGCGAGCCAGGGCGTCCGACTCGTCGGAACAGAGTACCTGGCCGGATCGGCGCTGGATCTCGCCACTGCCGTGGGCAATGTGGTCGCCTTTGCGGGCGTGAGCCTCGCGGACGCCGTGGCCATGGCATCGGAGCGCCCGGCGCGACTCTTCGGCCGGGATGACCTGGGAGGCCTTGCTCCGGGACAGGCAGGCGACATCGTGCTGGCCAGGTGGCACGAGAACGAGGCGCGGCTCGAAGTGATGCAGACCGTTGTCGCGGGAGAGGTTGTCTACCGTGCGTAG